The Oryzias latipes chromosome 9, ASM223467v1 region atagctcaaaagggAAACGGAGTGGGATTGGGATGAAGACAAATCCAAGACAATTAAAGAACAACAGACTGGTTAGAAGAAGAACAATAAGTAAAAAGCGGAAAAGTTGTCTTCATGAAAAGcatggatattttttttatttgttcctgtTTGAATCGAGAACATCAACAGAGACCGAAAAAACCTGAGGTTAGACAATTACATGATCAGCAAACTGATGCCTTCAGTGGAGCCCCGACTTTGTAAATTGACATTTAGGCatcaaatataattaatattattattacattttattacatcaaaaatattcaaagcataaaaaaactCTATTTATATGgtccttttctttatttgtatctttttgttcttatttAGTTCCTGAATCTTGACAAGTTTATTTTCCAAGAGCTACAAAATGTTTATTATAGCAGGCAAAAAAACTGGTATTAATGGTTAGAAACAACAGTATTTTACTTAATGCTCTGACATTTATGAAATTTTTCTCTTCCAGACTCTCCTTTTACTCCGGTCACTCGTCCTTCTCTATGTACTGCATGATCTTCCTTGTGGTTAGTAAATCATTTTcacacaatatatatatatatataaaaagtaagATTAGTTGGATCACAGTCTCTAGAAACATGGTTCTTTAAATCTTGGTGTCAGCAGTGGGACTTGCATACAAATTCTATTCAAGTGTCTGTTTCCTAATtagctgttgtgtttttgatgtgcAGTTCTACACTCAGGCCCGGTTAAATTCCCGGTGGGCGAGGCTGTTTCGGCCCACGCTACAGTTTTTCCTGGTTGTCACTGCAGTGTATGTGGGCCTGTCCAGAGTGTCGGACTACAAGCACCACTGGAGTGATGTGCTCATGGGTCTCCTGCTAGGGGGATCCGTTGCTGTTTTTACTGTAAGTTTGTGTTAACTGGTTGTAAAACTggatgcagtaaaaaaaaaaaaaagtaaaagaattgTAAAAAAGTTTCATATTCTATAAAGTCAACAACAACATTATTATTTGAAATACCTAGCAGCAAATGAACAAAGTAGCCCCCCTTTTTTTAGTAACAATATTATTGAAAGCACTGTGTTTTAGCCAGTTACATATATGATTCAGCTCAAATATGCAAATAAATGAACTCGTCTTCATTTTACTTGCTTTCTGCAGGTGTTCTGTGTCTCTGACTTCTTCACACAGCCAGTAAACCCTGTGGTAgcacaggaagaagaagaagaagaagcccaaCAAACCAATCCACAGGACCACTCTTCCAACGGGAACCACTACGGCACCAcggactaaaaaaaagaaaccccatCTACAGTAATCTTGTAGAACTCTTCATTCCATGTGATGGTTAAAAGAGAGTGTGAAACACAAATGAACTGCAAGCCTTACATATTCACTGCTGCCAATGAAAATGGATGTGTTAAACCCAGTTTGGCTGCTGGCTTCAGCCTTTAGCTGCTGACTTGTTCTGCTTACAGACACATGGACTCAGCATGCACTTAATCAAGATAAAGAGAATAAGAAACTTGTGCACAATCTGGTTGGTATTACACATGAAAGCTTACATGGGCAAAaatcatcctttatttttttttggttgaggttattgctttgttttattgtgaatgAATTGGATTTGGCTTAGATTGTGCATACTGCAAGCAGGCTTGTAGAGGCTGGATGATACCTGTGAATAATGTCAAAGACGACAAAACAGAGGTTgaactgaggaaaaaaacatttaaaatgcattttataagAAGACTTTGCCTTAGATTTATGCTGATGCCTGctcttattttacttttttgatgtatttttcttttttttattgttttaagctATTTTCGtctgtacaaaaaaataaaattgttctcaAGATCCCCAATGTATTGAGGAGAACACACGGAAAATAAAGAGAATTCCCACTCTGttactttaaaacaaagaagttgtgtgtgtgtgtgtgtgtgtttaaaaaacaaagacaaagtaaAAGATGAATTATGAATCATGACTCAGAGCATCGAACAAAAACCAGAACAACACAGATGTAAAGAGAATTTTTGTTTGGTTAGGAAGGATTTGTCAGTCTTTGCCTTAAAAATATATTGCATTATGCTGAAAAATATATCATATGTattaagaaatatatatttcaatATATCAGCAGCTTACTCATATATTTCAAAAATCTATATTGCAATATAAGGATGGTTaacctatttattttatttattcacataTATTTAAAATTCCTTGGTGTTCCAAAATAATTGATTattgaaatatttcttttgttCGTTAGGCAGGAACTCCaacttacatttctttaatataAAGAGACGGATTCACCACATGTGGTTATATAATAATGTATGTCATGGATTGTAAATGATTATTTACAtaatcaaaaaaggaaaaaattctTTGAGTCACAGCCAAAGATATTTATAACATCATATAAGACTGAACATATGATGCTTTATGttaaaatatattatataaacaaatatatttataatcCCCTTTTTAATATACTTATGTAACAATATGATAAGGTGGGAATAAATATACAGTCATATTACAGGACATTTTAGTATAAATCACAATATATTACAATACTTTGATATATTGAAGAATATAGTACTTCCATAGTGAAATATATTGTCAATGCATTGATGCTCAATATATTgagaattttattattttcgCTGCAAAAACTAACCCTAATTTAAAacgtattcattcattcattcattcattcattcattcattcattcattcattcatcttccgtttgttccctttctgggtcatggggctgcaggagcctatcccggccacttatgggcgaaggcaggggagaCCCTGAACcggtctgtcacagggtcacaatcacacacccatgacAAATAAATTAGTTcattacactgcaaaaactaaaatttttaaataataaaaagaccttTGCTTGAGAAAAAttatcttattttctgtcttgcaaataaaaaattcttagcaagaaagtttttcaacagcaaaataatctaagaatttaatttttaaaataagaattcttgataaaaagccatttttcttacccctttggtggatttttgttttttgtttatttgaagaaaatcagCCAATGGGGTAAATTTCTGAGGGGCCTGTTTGTACAGTGTGTCTATagagtttgaataaaaacttaTATTTGAACAGTAAATCATATCTATCAACTTGAAACAGTAAATACACCAAAGCAATACAAAGAAATCTTGACCTATATAAGTTCTTGCAAAAGAGTATTAGTTTCAACATGAATTTCAAATCTGTTTCAACTCGTGCAGCTTTgttattataaaatacaaagaGTCATTAAAATGTAAGgcatattttaaaattctttgttCAGTCCCATGTATAAATGATTTACATTTCAAAACTTTGAGGAAAGTCTGTACCTGCATTAGCCGTGTCTGGCACATTCCAGATTTACGTCACAAGTGAAAATAGTCTCAGCCATTCTCGTGGTTTTTGTTCTTTCATAgtccaaatattttaaaaaaatcgaGCGGCACAATTGCTGTCACAAGAtgccattttacatttttggtgtttttcttcagTTAGTGTCTTTGTCTTGACTAAACTCTGTTAAACTTGAGCAAATTTGATTTGGGAAGACAGCCAGCTCTGTTTGTTCACGCTGCAGTCGAAGACACAGACTTCATCTTGGAATTTGTTTTGTTCAGTTGTTTGTAAGAAACCTCTGGCATGTTGTGAACCTGTAAAAATAGATGCTTTAAACTGTGACAATCCACTATAGAAAAAGATCACTTTTTCATTATACGAGTTTATTTAGGAAAGGGCTCCTTACTTCAGACTGACCATTGCTTGTTTTGTGTTGTCTGTTGCTGCATAGAGCTCTCTCTTACTGTCACGCTGACATGAACAATGCTCCATTCATTCTGTCACATGTCTGActctatctttaaaaaaaagtctaaacaaATTCTAAATGCAGTTTACCCTGAAATAATTTTACTGACATACAAGGTTTCATACTGTAAAGCTCTGTTGTGTATTTCCCAAACTACAATCAACCTTCAGGGAATCAACTCCGTGTTTCAGTTTCCTAtacaacatatatatatatatatatatatatatatatatacactagACGTTATGCATTCCTTTTTGATCAAGCTCATGTAAGGAGAGCAGGGGTGACTTTTAGGCTGCTGTGGGTCACTTTGAAAACATGCAGACCGACTTTCAAACCACTACCATCACCTCTTCACTGTAAGGACAAGACAAGGAGATaagtctgtatttttttgtttgtctctttcCTTTCAGACTCTTCTTGTCACAACAGATAATTACTGATTCTGGTTCTGTTGGAGGTTTCTTCTCAATCCTCCTTTTAGAAGGAGTTTTTCCCTCTCTACTGTCATATTTTGCTCAGTTTGGGACTAAACTGAaaaccctttaacccttgtgctatcctaggcactttaacattgggagttgggtcatctagacccactaaacagtgcgctgaaccttttatcttcaatgatttgtcatcttcactggtgtccatggattacatgaaatctttccacctttatccacctttgtcatggtagagataacatgtcaatgtaagggtggggtcatctaagatagcacaagggttaaggagccTCTCAGATGGAAATGgcgtttttgacatgttcttctggcatttttcttgatggaggacatatataaagatagtaatgcttaaaattgtatttctgagtatttcttcattcaaaacgttgtgaatcagcagcagaagaaaaatgcagcttgaaaaaCATTGTAGCTATggcatagaaaatatgctgggtgggtcACAAGCGTTTTAATCTGATGCAACCagttgcagacagacagatagttccatgtacgtttttgatttcctcgtctgagatggAATTTGGCTCGAAACTGTACGGCTGCcttgatattgctcaccattttggggggctgtaagctagtgggagagcgtgtaaacatgTGATAGGAGGTTGGGGCAGGCTTGCGCTGCGCCTAcaactcagtggtgaatttctaatcaactcctGCTGCCATGCAGAaacttttttgatttaggctaaaaatggcataatcataatgataAGACCACtcggatcaaaagatgatcggagttggaCTTTATGATAATCTATCATTTATGTGGGATATTAACATACTATTATGATAATATggctttatttgaattattaaaATGGATGTGGACAATATCAATCAAAAATAATTAAGTTCTGTTTAATATTCTTTATTCACTGGGAAGTGCTTTGAAACCAGTTTGTGAACTGACGCTTTTCAAACCTGATTATATTGAGCTAAAATCTCACGACAGTCATTGGAACTACGCCCTTTCTTTTATACATGTTTTgcacaaactcaaactttatgtCTTTGTGTAGCGCCTTTCGCTTCAACTATGCATAACTGTGCATTTCACACTTCCTGTTCAGATCAGCTGATACCGAGAGTCAGTAAACAAAACACGAGAAGCAAACACTGATAGGCAAACTCTTTTAAAGAAAGAGAGCAGTCAGAATCCAGTTTTTAGATACACAAACGTGTTAGGACGTCTTTAAAATGCACCAATTACTAACCACTCGACTGACAAGAGAATGTGATCCTGAAGAGATGCAAGTCTGACATGTTTGTTAGTTAAAACAGAGGCTACTGACCTCTTCATGATAAGATTTACTGGTGGATTAGTGGTGGAGGGGAGACCGAGGTCAGTTTCTGAGGTGAAGAAACAATgtgaacagagaaaaacagacatttgtaAATGTTATTAGAAATGTGCAATATGCAAGATTCAAATTCATTAACTAAAAACTAAACTTGAACGTCCAAGTGCGCCGAGGATTATACATACTTTATGACGTGGTACTGgggaggaaaaacaacaaagtaaaaattatttttataaaaacagccATTTTGCATTTGAGATGTTAATGCTGTTTAGAGGCAGCGAGTCTTCAACACCAACATATGTGGCCACCTGCTGGACACACATGACACTATGGGGATTATTATCTGAATTATCATAATCCTAAACAGACAGAACATTCAAAGTAGATTACATTTTAAGGAGGCTGCTGTACTGCAGGGGTAGAGCAGTCAACCTTTGATCAAAAGATTGTAGGTTCAGTTCCCCGTGTGTCGAAGTGtacttgggcaaaacactgaactcCACATTGAGAAGTAGGAATGTGAATTGATTACTGAGACTGTGAGCTTTGAGCCTTAAAGTAAGGTAGAAGAGTACTATATATGGCATTTATGAATTAATATATTCATGACAGAATAGTGTCAAATAATCTAATAATTACAGTAATAAACATGGAGAAAGGGTTCCAGCTCCATTTTTGGAGATCTAAGGCTTCAATTGAGATtaactggtaaaaaaaataacccgTCTCAGATGGATTGAATAATATGAGAAATCATGTACCGTAGTCAGAAAATTCAAGTATTTAGTAACAGATTAAACATTTGGGCTTCTGTAGTTTTATATAACATTAAAGCTGCTATTCTCCAAAaacaatttataaataaattttatCCAAATATTTGTCCAAAATACACATGTAATGTTATAAAAAGGTTCCAAGATAAAATGTTTTGCCTGCAAACATAAGACAGGACGAAATAAATTCCTGTGTGAGAGTTTATTATGAGACATTTCTTTCCATCTGGAAACAGTTGAGAAACTAATggaactgattaaaaaaaaactgattcgaTGGGAGATTCCTCAGAAACCTCAAACTCAGAAATGTGAGCAGTTTTCTCTCTTAAATAATCCGTTACATCTTAAATGAGCTTTACAGCAGAGCGGTGTTGTAAAATTTTATTTGGAGAAATCTGTACATGGAGGTTTCGGCCTTCAGTGTGTTCACATAAGCACGACAGGGACACAGACATGTAGCTCACTGAAGATCAAGGGAGGTGCAATTACTCAAAACTGGACAGGAAGTTAAGTACAATCTGCTTCAATTTAGCATCCGATTGCTCTGAAATCTTGCCGTCggtcctgaaagaaaaaaatggaagaaaatcaaaatggaattatgcaacatatttttaaaaagtgttgatgGTTTTTTCCTTACTTGATTGCAGAAAGTAGGTCCTGGTGCTGACTGAGAATGTGCTGCAGGAAGGCCTTCTCAAACTTGGTGATCTTGCTGGGCTCCATCTTGTCCAGGTGACCTCTGACACCGGCATAGATTACTGCTACCTGCTCCTCGATGGCCATGGGACCTGGGGGAGACAGTGGGAAAGTAAAACACCggctttgtatttgtttttaaactgaagaTTCAAGTCACGGATACTCACAGTACTGTCCCTGCTTCAGCAGTTCAGTGAGACGAACGCCCCTGTTAAGGAGCTGCTGGGTGGCAGCGTCTAAGTCAGAACCAAACTGAGCGAAAGCTGCCACCTCACGGTACTGAGCCAGCTCCAGTTTCATGGTACCGGCCACCTGTAaggtaaaaaatataaagaattaGAAATAAACACAATTATGTCTAATATGCTActtaacaataaaacaaacaaggctTGATTTGCCAAACTTGACTAAATCTGACCTCAGAAGAAAGCtttgtataaaaacaaaactagacCTGCTGGGAGTTTCCTAGTGGACTAAAATTCAGTCTCAGTACCTGTTTCATGGCTCTGGTCTGGGCAGCAGAACCCACCCTGGACACAGACAGACCCACATTGATAGCTGGGCGAATGCCCTTGTAGAACAGCTCAGTCTCCAAGAAGATCTGAAGGAGACAGCATGAGATGCCCCAATGAAACTCAGATGAATAAAAAGACTGTCTTCAACACCTTAATAATGAGACAGACCTGTCCGTCTGTGATGGAGATGACGTTGGTGGGGATGTAGGCAGACACATCACCAGCCTGAGTTTCAATAACAGGCAGGGCGGTGAGAGAACCACCTCCAAAGTTGTCGTTCATCTTGGCAGCTCTCTCCAGCAGACGGGAGTGCAGGTAGAACACATCGCCAGGGTAAGCCTCACGACCAGGAGGACGACGCAGCAGCAGGGACATCTGACGGTAGGCAACAGcctggaaagaaaaaatacatatattagGCAATACCAAAAACATTCACTGATGTACAGGCTTTGATTGACAAGTTGAGCTTCAAAAGGTAAAGGCGTCACCTGTTTGGAAAGATCGTCATAGATGATCAAAGCGTGCTTTCCGTTGTCCCTGAAGTACTCTCCCATAGAGCAGCCAGAATACGGAGCCAGGTactgcagaggagcagcatCGGAGGCAGTGGCAGAGACCACGATGGTGTACTTCATGGCATCCGTGTCAGTCAGCCTCTTCACCAGCTGAGCCACAGTGGACCTCTTCTGTCCAATGGCCACGTAGATACAGTACAGCTTCTTCTTCTCATCGGTTCCATCGTTGAAGCGCTTCTGGTTGATGATGGTATCGATGGCGATGGCGGTTTTGCTGCAAAGaaattgaacagaaaaaaaagttttaaatgtaaatctcacaggacacagacacacaaaaaactgaGTAAATATTCGCACATCATTTCTAAAATATGTGTGTCCAGTGCTGAGCATTTctcttggctgcacatattcTGAATGCTGAAAATACGTGGCCTAATATTCGCTGGGCCACTTGGCAATGTTCTGTTTAACCCTTAAAAATGTGGCCTTGAACCcacttaaaatatgtgcaggCAATGCAGCAATCCATGGTCGCACTTAAATTACGTGCAATAAcatcagccaaaaaaaaaacccccaaaaacaaCTATACAAAATTACCCAGTCTGCCTGTCTCCGATGATCAGCTCACGCTGGCCTCGACCGATGGGCACCAGACTGTCCACAGCCTTGATTCCAGTCTGCATGGGCTCCCTCACAGAGATACGAGGGATGATGCCAGGGGCCTTCAAACCCACACGCCTACGAATTTTGGAGCCCAAAGGACCCTAAGGAACGAGAGAGAGATCATTATGGATCATAACGACACACAGAAATCAAAGCCTTTGCCATTTCATCTTATGATGcaggtgaatttttttttttttaactaaacacaaaaagacaagCTAAGCAAAATATTGGCCTGAATTAAGACCGCCGGCACACATTGTTCATTATGAACCTGCTTAGATTCCCTCTtggtgtgaaaataaatttcaacCAATAATGAAATAAAGCCTTAACTGACCTTTCCATCAATGGCATTTCCTAGAGCGTCCACCACACGTCCCAGCAGCTCTTCACCCACAGGAACATCCACAATGGCTCCAGTCCTCTTCACAATATCACCCTCCTTGATCAGCTTGTCGTTACCGAACACCACAACACCAACGTTGTCAGGCTCCAAGTTGAGAGACATGCCCTGGAGAATACACATAAATTAAACAATCACATTTTATCTAAACGTGAGTTTTTCCACAAACTTGGCAACAAATGTTGGACATACTTTCAG contains the following coding sequences:
- the LOC101160076 gene encoding ATP synthase subunit alpha, mitochondrial; translation: MLSVRVAAALARSLPRRAGFVSKTIPAACVGVNHLHTHRPWLQKTGTAEVSSILEEKILGADTSADLEETGRVLSIGDGIARVYGLRNVQAEEMVEFSSGLKGMSLNLEPDNVGVVVFGNDKLIKEGDIVKRTGAIVDVPVGEELLGRVVDALGNAIDGKGPLGSKIRRRVGLKAPGIIPRISVREPMQTGIKAVDSLVPIGRGQRELIIGDRQTGKTAIAIDTIINQKRFNDGTDEKKKLYCIYVAIGQKRSTVAQLVKRLTDTDAMKYTIVVSATASDAAPLQYLAPYSGCSMGEYFRDNGKHALIIYDDLSKQAVAYRQMSLLLRRPPGREAYPGDVFYLHSRLLERAAKMNDNFGGGSLTALPVIETQAGDVSAYIPTNVISITDGQIFLETELFYKGIRPAINVGLSVSRVGSAAQTRAMKQVAGTMKLELAQYREVAAFAQFGSDLDAATQQLLNRGVRLTELLKQGQYCPMAIEEQVAVIYAGVRGHLDKMEPSKITKFEKAFLQHILSQHQDLLSAIKTDGKISEQSDAKLKQIVLNFLSSFE